From one Bacteroidales bacterium genomic stretch:
- a CDS encoding arginine--tRNA ligase, translating to MNIELIIKEEVAKAIKEIYEYDIKIDEIQFQKTRRDFKGNYTIVVFPFLRFSKKSPEQTGNEIGLYLKNNTNVINDYNVIKGFLNLIIDTKFWIDHLNYLFKHKKYGIYSLSEDRQKIMIEFSSPNTNKPLHLGHIRNNLLGHSVAEILKANGHDVTKVNLINDRGIHICKSMLAWKKWGENKTPEKTGIKGDKFVGDYYVKFNMEFNEQVNQLINKGIDKNKAEKEAQLLKEAQDILRKWESNDKEVFDLWNMMNNWVYKGFDITYKNLGINFDKIYYESETYKLGKKIVEKGLEDGVLLKKEDGSVWANLTDVGLDEKLLLRADGTSVYITQDLGTAHQRFSEFDLNESIYVVGNEQNYHFQILKLILKKLGYNWAENINHLSYGMVELPSGKMKSREGKVVDADDLMQEMIDTAREMSSELGKLEDYSKEEAEKVYKIIALGALKYFILKVDPKKNMMFDPKESIDFNGNTGPFIQYTHARIKSVLKKAEENKIKIINEISKNIDFNEKEIDIIRLICEFPMVIKEAGNTYSPAVIANYVYELVKEYNQFYHDYSILKEPDDDKRNFRLLLSDSCGKIILYTLNLLGIEAPDRM from the coding sequence ATGAATATTGAATTAATTATAAAGGAAGAAGTTGCTAAAGCAATCAAAGAAATATATGAATATGATATAAAAATTGATGAAATTCAATTTCAGAAAACAAGGCGAGATTTTAAAGGTAATTATACTATAGTTGTATTCCCTTTTTTGAGATTTTCAAAAAAATCTCCTGAACAAACAGGAAACGAAATTGGACTATATCTTAAAAATAATACTAATGTAATAAATGATTATAACGTAATTAAAGGATTTTTAAACCTGATAATTGATACTAAATTCTGGATTGATCATCTTAACTATTTATTTAAACATAAAAAATATGGTATTTATAGTTTAAGTGAAGACAGACAAAAAATAATGATTGAGTTTTCATCACCTAATACAAATAAACCTCTTCATCTCGGACATATAAGAAACAACTTGTTAGGACATTCAGTAGCTGAAATACTCAAGGCAAACGGACATGATGTTACAAAAGTAAATCTAATTAACGACAGAGGTATTCATATCTGTAAATCAATGCTTGCATGGAAAAAATGGGGAGAAAATAAAACCCCTGAAAAAACAGGTATTAAAGGAGATAAATTTGTTGGCGATTATTACGTAAAGTTTAATATGGAATTTAATGAACAGGTTAACCAACTTATTAATAAAGGTATTGATAAGAATAAAGCAGAAAAAGAAGCACAATTATTGAAAGAAGCACAGGATATTTTGCGTAAATGGGAATCAAATGATAAAGAAGTATTTGATTTATGGAATATGATGAATAATTGGGTTTACAAAGGTTTTGATATAACATACAAAAATCTTGGAATAAACTTCGATAAAATATATTACGAATCCGAAACATATAAATTAGGAAAAAAAATAGTAGAAAAAGGACTTGAAGATGGTGTCCTCCTTAAAAAAGAAGATGGTTCAGTTTGGGCAAATCTGACTGATGTCGGACTTGATGAAAAATTATTATTACGAGCAGATGGCACTTCAGTTTATATTACTCAAGACCTTGGAACAGCTCATCAACGATTTAGCGAGTTTGACCTTAACGAAAGTATTTATGTTGTTGGTAATGAACAAAATTATCATTTCCAGATATTGAAATTGATATTAAAAAAATTAGGCTATAATTGGGCAGAAAACATAAATCATCTTTCATACGGCATGGTTGAATTACCATCGGGCAAAATGAAATCAAGAGAAGGAAAAGTTGTTGATGCTGATGACCTTATGCAAGAAATGATTGATACTGCAAGAGAAATGTCAAGCGAATTAGGAAAACTTGAAGATTATTCAAAAGAAGAAGCAGAAAAAGTGTATAAAATCATTGCTTTGGGAGCCTTAAAATATTTTATATTAAAAGTAGATCCCAAAAAGAATATGATGTTTGATCCTAAAGAATCAATTGACTTTAATGGAAATACAGGTCCGTTTATTCAATACACACATGCAAGAATAAAATCAGTACTTAAAAAAGCTGAAGAAAATAAAATCAAGATAATTAATGAAATAAGTAAGAATATAGATTTTAATGAAAAAGAAATTGACATTATCCGATTAATTTGTGAATTTCCTATGGTAATTAAAGAAGCTGGAAACACATATAGTCCGGCTGTTATTGCAAATTATGTTTATGAATTGGTAAAAGAATATAATCAGTTTTATCACGATTATTCAATTTTAAAAGAACCTGATGATGATAAAAGAAATTTTCGTTTGTTATTATCTGATTCTTGCGGTAAAATTATTCTATACACATTAAATTTATTAGGCATTGAAGCACCAGACAGAATGTAA
- a CDS encoding class I SAM-dependent methyltransferase: MANFVDNYCEFPAVMRRPMWRIWHKLLIRFVKDNSVNFMNYGYSSLNGNEPIMLEKEDEINRFCIQLYDHVVSSVKLENKRVLEVGSGRGGGAHYIARYYKPKKYTGVDISSSVIKYCNQCYNVPGLSFVEGRGEKIPFDVETYDAVVNVESARCYSDIKTFFSEVRRILSPNGHFLFADMIEKEEVEVIRKKLLSCGFSISSEQEITKNVSKGLEMDTKRREMLIQKKIPGMLKKSFTKFAGTKGTKRFDSINNGKFEYWSFVLTKN; encoded by the coding sequence ATGGCAAATTTTGTTGATAATTATTGTGAATTTCCTGCTGTAATGCGCAGACCTATGTGGAGGATATGGCATAAACTGTTAATCCGTTTTGTTAAAGATAATTCTGTAAACTTCATGAATTATGGATATTCAAGTCTTAATGGAAATGAACCAATTATGCTGGAAAAAGAAGATGAAATAAACCGATTTTGTATTCAGTTATACGATCATGTAGTAAGTAGTGTAAAGCTCGAAAATAAAAGGGTGTTAGAAGTAGGTTCAGGCAGAGGTGGCGGAGCACATTATATTGCCCGTTACTATAAACCTAAGAAATACACTGGCGTTGACATTTCTTCCAGTGTTATTAAATACTGCAATCAATGTTATAATGTTCCCGGCTTATCGTTTGTTGAAGGCAGGGGTGAAAAAATACCTTTCGATGTAGAAACTTACGATGCTGTTGTTAATGTTGAATCAGCAAGATGTTATAGCGACATAAAAACTTTCTTTAGTGAAGTACGTCGAATTTTAAGCCCTAATGGTCACTTTTTATTTGCCGATATGATAGAAAAAGAAGAAGTAGAAGTCATACGCAAAAAACTTCTGAGCTGTGGCTTTAGCATTAGCAGTGAGCAAGAAATAACAAAAAATGTTTCCAAAGGACTAGAGATGGATACAAAACGGAGAGAAATGCTCATTCAGAAAAAAATTCCGGGAATGTTAAAAAAATCGTTTACAAAATTTGCCGGAACAAAGGGTACAAAACGTTTCGACTCAATTAATAATGGCAAATTCGAATATTGGAGCTTTGTATTAACGAAAAACTAG
- a CDS encoding DUF4340 domain-containing protein translates to MFRKINFRSLLAVIIALVLIVLVIKYFDSKNGERTFKSELVSIDTSKVSLIKIIHRLKENELILVKKNTTWKLRIENKEVNADEEAVQNILSELIKLKPKRVAATAKEKWEDYEVTDSLSTRVIVEEDGKVVSDLLIGKFDYKQDPMTRRTQMTSFVRLTEENEVYAVDGFLSMTFNRDANTFRNKTIIKSNKEDWTKLTFSYPADSSFVVLKQNNKWMLNGLITDSTETANYFNSVSMLTSYDFIDDVNENSLIQPEFSLTIEGNNFNPVKVNAFIADTVNQYIITTSLNEEAYFSGTKSNLFEKIFISRDKLKLK, encoded by the coding sequence ATGTTTAGAAAAATAAATTTCAGAAGTTTATTAGCAGTTATTATAGCGTTAGTACTTATTGTACTGGTAATTAAATATTTTGACAGCAAAAATGGTGAAAGAACCTTTAAAAGTGAACTTGTAAGTATTGATACATCTAAAGTTTCTTTAATAAAGATAATTCATAGATTAAAAGAAAATGAATTGATATTGGTTAAAAAAAATACTACATGGAAACTTAGAATTGAAAATAAAGAAGTTAATGCAGACGAAGAAGCCGTTCAAAATATTTTATCTGAATTAATAAAGCTTAAACCAAAAAGAGTTGCTGCAACTGCCAAAGAGAAATGGGAAGATTATGAAGTAACCGATTCATTAAGTACACGAGTTATTGTTGAAGAAGATGGAAAAGTTGTTTCCGATTTATTAATAGGAAAATTTGATTACAAACAAGACCCTATGACAAGAAGAACACAAATGACATCTTTTGTCAGGCTTACTGAAGAAAACGAGGTGTATGCTGTTGATGGCTTTTTAAGTATGACATTTAACAGAGATGCAAATACATTCAGGAATAAAACGATTATTAAATCAAATAAAGAAGACTGGACTAAATTAACATTCAGTTATCCTGCTGATAGTTCGTTTGTTGTTTTAAAACAAAACAATAAATGGATGTTAAATGGTTTGATTACCGATTCCACGGAAACAGCAAATTATTTCAACTCGGTTTCTATGCTTACAAGTTATGATTTTATTGATGATGTTAACGAAAATTCACTAATCCAGCCTGAGTTTTCTCTTACTATTGAAGGTAATAATTTTAATCCTGTTAAAGTAAATGCTTTTATTGCAGATACTGTTAATCAATATATTATTACAACTTCATTGAACGAAGAAGCATATTTTAGTGGAACAAAATCTAATCTTTTTGAAAAAATATTTATTAGTAGAGATAAATTAAAATTAAAATAA
- a CDS encoding Gldg family protein, which produces MKTKNSVTYYILGILIVLVLINVISDKFFLRLDFTEDNRYTLSRATKDILKSLNDPVTITAYFSVDLPPDIAKTRRDFKELLIEYSNSSYGMLVYEFVNPNEDEETEREAAMAGVQPVIINIREKDQVKQQKAFLGAVIQIGEETDVIPFMQPGAAMEYALSSSIKKISVIDKPVIGFLQGHSEPSIRSYQQVYSQLSVLYNIEPVSLTDSTNELSKYKTVAIVAPKDSFPDNHLKQLDEYLNSGGKLFIAYNRVDGDLSKATGSSLTTGMETWLTKKGIVIEDNFIIDANCASVGVRQQQGMFSFNTQVQFPYIPIITNFEDHPVTKGLETVILQFVSTISFTGDSTVSFTPLAKTSKKSGTQSSPLYFDISKQWTEVDFPLSNLIVAAHVKGELAGKNNSEMIIISDGNFPVNGEGQAAQQLQEDNVSLMVNSIDFLSDDTGLIELRTKGVTSRPLDQIEDSTKSVLKYLNFLLPIILIIIYGIFRMQVKRNIRIKRMEEGYV; this is translated from the coding sequence ATGAAAACTAAAAACTCAGTAACTTATTATATATTAGGAATACTAATAGTACTTGTTCTAATTAATGTTATATCAGATAAATTCTTTTTACGTCTTGATTTTACTGAAGATAACAGATATACACTAAGCCGGGCAACTAAAGATATTTTAAAATCATTAAATGACCCTGTAACAATAACTGCTTATTTTTCAGTGGACCTGCCACCTGATATAGCAAAAACAAGAAGAGATTTTAAAGAATTATTGATTGAATATTCTAATTCATCATATGGAATGTTGGTGTACGAATTTGTTAATCCAAATGAAGATGAAGAAACCGAGCGTGAGGCTGCAATGGCAGGAGTTCAACCGGTAATTATTAATATAAGGGAAAAAGATCAGGTAAAACAGCAAAAGGCATTTCTTGGTGCAGTTATTCAAATTGGTGAAGAAACTGATGTAATTCCTTTTATGCAACCGGGCGCAGCAATGGAATATGCTCTTTCATCAAGTATAAAAAAAATATCAGTAATTGATAAACCGGTTATAGGATTTCTTCAGGGACATAGTGAACCATCTATTCGTTCATATCAACAAGTATATTCTCAATTATCAGTATTATATAATATTGAACCTGTTTCATTAACAGATAGTACTAACGAACTTAGCAAATACAAAACAGTTGCTATTGTTGCTCCTAAAGATTCATTTCCTGATAACCACCTTAAACAATTAGATGAATACTTAAATTCTGGGGGGAAACTATTTATTGCATACAACAGAGTAGATGGCGACCTGTCAAAAGCAACCGGTAGTTCACTAACAACTGGTATGGAAACATGGCTTACAAAAAAGGGAATTGTAATAGAAGACAATTTTATTATTGATGCTAATTGTGCAAGTGTTGGAGTGCGTCAACAACAAGGAATGTTTTCATTTAATACACAAGTTCAGTTTCCTTATATTCCGATTATCACAAATTTTGAAGATCATCCGGTAACTAAAGGACTTGAAACAGTGATACTACAATTTGTCAGTACAATCTCGTTTACAGGTGATTCAACTGTATCTTTTACACCTTTGGCGAAAACTTCAAAAAAATCAGGAACACAATCATCACCGCTTTATTTCGATATTAGTAAACAATGGACAGAAGTTGATTTTCCGTTATCAAATCTAATAGTAGCAGCACATGTTAAAGGAGAATTAGCAGGAAAAAATAACTCTGAAATGATTATTATTAGTGATGGTAATTTTCCTGTAAACGGTGAAGGACAGGCTGCTCAACAACTTCAGGAAGACAATGTAAGCCTTATGGTTAACTCTATTGATTTCTTGTCTGATGATACAGGTTTGATTGAACTCCGAACAAAAGGAGTAACTTCGAGACCATTAGACCAAATAGAAGATTCAACAAAATCTGTTTTAAAATATTTAAACTTTTTATTACCAATTATTTTAATAATAATTTATGGTATTTTCAGAATGCAGGTAAAACGAAATATAAGAATTAAAAGAATGGAGGAAGGTTATGTTTAG
- a CDS encoding ABC transporter permease subunit, with the protein MNKIWIIAKRELQSFFDSLIAYIMLIAFLGFSGFFTWLYGGDVFFVNQASLQSFFGIAYWTLFFFIPALTMRLLAEENRSGTIELLLTKPVTNWQVVSGKFTATLILIIIALVLTIPYYITIANLGNIDHGAVISGYLGLILMSAAYISIGLFTSSISNNQIIAFLLALFIGIFFHIIFNVLAGNFTGIVGETFNFLSISTHFESISRGVIDTKDLLYFLSIITFGLLSTEAILTKRSLEG; encoded by the coding sequence ATGAATAAAATATGGATAATAGCAAAACGAGAATTGCAATCATTTTTTGATTCGTTAATAGCATATATTATGCTTATAGCATTTCTCGGATTCAGTGGATTTTTCACATGGCTCTATGGAGGAGATGTGTTTTTTGTTAATCAGGCAAGTTTACAATCGTTTTTCGGTATTGCTTATTGGACACTTTTCTTCTTTATTCCTGCTTTAACCATGCGACTTTTGGCAGAAGAAAACAGGTCGGGAACAATTGAATTACTACTTACTAAACCTGTTACCAACTGGCAGGTTGTTTCAGGTAAATTTACTGCAACACTAATACTTATTATTATTGCTTTAGTACTAACAATTCCTTATTATATAACAATAGCAAATTTAGGAAATATTGACCATGGTGCAGTAATTTCGGGATATTTAGGATTAATACTTATGAGTGCTGCATATATTAGTATAGGTTTATTTACAAGTAGTATTTCAAATAACCAAATAATTGCTTTTTTATTAGCTCTGTTTATTGGTATATTTTTTCATATCATTTTTAATGTCCTTGCCGGAAATTTTACAGGAATAGTTGGTGAAACATTCAATTTCCTTAGTATTTCAACTCACTTTGAATCTATTTCAAGAGGAGTTATTGATACAAAAGACCTGTTATATTTTCTGTCAATAATAACTTTCGGACTGTTATCAACAGAAGCTATATTAACAAAGCGAAGTCTTGAGGGATAG